A part of Antechinus flavipes isolate AdamAnt ecotype Samford, QLD, Australia chromosome 6, AdamAnt_v2, whole genome shotgun sequence genomic DNA contains:
- the LOC127541372 gene encoding basic salivary proline-rich protein 1-like translates to MTLGQPCTAGTAVSLPLSPSLPRTPPGRGIPPPWSRGERVRFPAAIGDRLWVSKAAKGLRPPAQSWSPAREEGAPQHGRRAPPSTGGGRPPAREEGAASTGGGRPPTREEGAPQHGRRAPPAREEGAPQHGRRAPPAREEGAPSTGGGRRQHGRRAPPAREEGAPSTGGGRPQHGRRAPPAREEGAPSTGGGRPQHGRRAPPAREEGAPQHGRRAPPARAQAPGPRLLKAWTGSFPAPSLRVRLNVGSDCVNFPGKRGLPLLSSPSPGLRPPLGPFSSIKRALPRAGRPALPSAAQGCVRAPLTDSPIHSSPR, encoded by the exons ATGACCCTTGGGCAACCTTGTACGGCAGGAACTGCGGTCTCCTTGCCTCTAAGCCCCAGCCTGCCTCGGACCCCACCCGGCCGAGGGATCCCACCTCCTTGG TCACGGGGAGAAAGGGTCCGCTTCCCGGCCGCCATCGGGGACCGACTCTGGGTGTCAAAAGCCGCAAAGGGCCTTCGGCCGCCGGCCCAGTCCTGGTCCCCAGCACGGGAGGAGGGCGCCCCCCAGCACGGGAGGAGGGCGCCCCCCAGCACGGGAGGAGGGCGCCCCCCAGCACGGGAGGAGGGCGCCGCCAGCACGGGAGGAGGGCGGCCCCCAACACGGGAGGAGGGCGCCCCCCAGCACGGGAGGAGGGCGCCCCCAGCACGGGAGGAGGGCGCCCCCCAGCACGGGAGGAGGGCGCCGCCAGCACGGGAGGAGGGCGCCCCCAGCACGGGAGGAGGGCGCCGCCAGCACGGGAGGAGGGCGCCCCCAGCACGGGAGGAGGGTGCCCCCAGCACGGGAGGAGGGCGCCCCCAGCACGGGAGGAGGGCGCCGCCAGCACGGGAGGAGGGCGCCCCCAGCACGGGAGGAGGGCGCCCCCAGCACGGGAGGAGGGCGCCCCCAGCACGGGAGGAGGGCGCCCCCCAGCACGGGAGGAGGGCGCCCCCAGCGAGGGCTCAGGCCCCGGGTCCTCGGCTACTCAAGGCCTGGACCGGCAGCTTCCCCGCGCCAAGCCTTCGGGTTCGGCTTAACGTCGGGAGTGACTGCGTCAACTTCCCAGGAAAGCGCGGCTTGCCCCTCCTCAGCAGCCCGAGTCCCGGCCTCCGGCCGCCTCTGGGCCCGTTTTCCTCAATAAAGCGAGCCCTGCCCCGCGCGGGCCGCCCGGCTTTGCCATCTGCGGCCCAGGGCTGCGTTCGGGCGCCGCTGACTGactcacccattcattcttcGCCGCGGTGA